Proteins encoded together in one Camelina sativa cultivar DH55 chromosome 9, Cs, whole genome shotgun sequence window:
- the LOC104712068 gene encoding F-box/LRR-repeat protein 17: MQPQPHISPATATAAISAALESQRIRKNRGSYNCGRCGQPKKGHVCLLTPTPSDVPTTPIATEPVTSCISAAASSSRSTVLSLTAAPSSRQSFTHLRRALSFDDVDARSNSLDEPDLDAASTDLDLHLDTDIVQPGRFHAVGLWEVLKRLPPSSLLMAARVCKGWRETSRKMWKAAEELRIRVPERAQIGYIGSLLQKCPRLIRLSLKIESDFDATTLACIAFSCPNLEVLEISTSGAAVNRITGDELGRFVANKRGLTSLKMEGCSNLGGFSLSSSSLSTLWLSDLHSLTKMIFNCPNLTEISLEFSRQEDDSTDLVTMVDGLGRTCTRLQNIHIASLKLSHPVVLALTAVNFRMLRMLSLVLGIDITDASVAAISSSYTNLELLDLSGSSITDTGLGMICDVLPDTLSKLLVALCPNITSSGIQFATAQLPLLELMDCGMTVSDPNLDNPIIEENPSPYKTPGYNQKMFIKHKRLKKLSLWGCSSLDALFLNCPELKDLNLNLCSNLQPKTLVLQCPKLEIVYASGCQDLLTGAIRKQVSENHAANENHMPRKRLADASKRIQALPSLYQETRDDEIYTGKRRKLEKEVCTIIQ, translated from the exons ATGCAACCTCAGCCGCATATTTCTCCAGCCACCGCAACCGCCGCGATCTCAGCCGCGCTTGAATCTCAGCGCATTAGAAAAAACCGAGGTAGTTACAATTGCGGTAGATGTGGTCAACCTAAGAAAGGCCATGTCTGTCTCTTAACTCCAACTCCATCTGATGTTCCCACTACTCCGATCGCCACCGAGCCGGTCACCAGCTGCATCTCCGCCGCCGCTTCTTCTTCCCGTTCTACCGTCTTATCCTTAACAGCGGCGCCGTCTTCTCGTCAGTCATTCACTCACTTGCGCCGCGCTTTGTCTTTCGACGACGTCGATGCGCGTAGTAATTCACTGGATGAGCCCGATCTGGACGCTGCGTCGACGGATCTGGATCTTCATTTGGATACGGATATCGTTCAACCGGGAAGGTTTCATGCCGTGGGTTTATGGGAGGTGCTTAAGAGGCTCCCGCCTTCGAGTTTGCTGATGGCGGCTAGGGTTTGTAAAGGATGGAGAGAGACATCGAGGAAGATGTGGAAAGCGGCTGAGGAGCTTCGTATTAGGGTTCCGGAGAGAGCTCAGATTGGATACATCGGATCTTTATTACAAAAGTGTCCTCGACTTATTAGACTCTCACTTAAGATCGAGag TGATTTTGATGCGACAACTCTGGCCTGTATTGCATTTTCTTGTCCTAACCTGGAGGTTTTGGAGATTTCTACTTCGGGTGCAGCTGTCAATAGGATTACTGG GGATGAGCTGGGTCGCTTTGTTGCTAATAAACGTGGACTTACAAGTCTTAAGATGGAAGGATGTTCCAACCTAGGAggattttctctttcttcatcaaGCCTTTCCACTCTCTGGCTATCGGATCTTCATTCCCTCACAAAGATG ATCTTCAATTGTCCAAATCTTACAGAAATTTCTCTGGAATTTTCTCGCCAAGAAGATGATTCGACTGATCTTGTAACAATGGTTGATGGTTTGGGAAGGACTTGTACTAGATTGCAGAACATTCATATAGCCTCTTTGAAGCTTTCACATCCTGTAGTACTTGCGCTTACTGCTGTGAATTTCAG GATGTTGAGAATGCTCTCGCTAGTTCTTGGAATAGATATCACAGATGCATCTGTAGCTGCCATTTCCTCAAGTTACACAAACCTTGAATTGCTTGATCTGAGTGG TTCCAGCATTACTGATACTGGCCTTGGGATGATCTGCGATGTGTTACCAGATACACTCTCAAAATTACTTGTTGCTCTTTGTCCCAACATTACATCAA GTGGCATTCAATTTGCTACTGCTCAATTGCCCCTTCTTGAGCTGATGGATTGTGGCATGACTGTGTCTGATCCAAATTTAGATAATCCGATCATTGAAGAGAATCCGAGTCCATATAAAACACCAGGCTACAATCAGAAGATGTTTATCAAACATAAACGGCTGAAGAAACTCAGTTTGTGGGGTTGCTCTAGTTTAGAC GCTTTGTTCCTAAACTGCCCAGAGCTCAAGGACTTAAATTTAAACTTATGCAGCAATTTGCAGCCAAAGACTTTGGTGCTCCAGTGTCCAAAATTAGAAATTGTGTATGCATCAGGATGCCAGGACCTACTGACAGGAGCTATCCGAAAACAG GTTTCTGAGAACCATGCGGCAAATGAAAACCATATGCCACGGAAACGCTTGGCTGATGCGTCAAAGAGGATTCAGGCTTTACCTTCATTATACCAAGag ACAAGAGATGATGAAATTTATACAGGGAAGAGAAGGAAGTTGGAGAAAGAAGTATGTACCATTATACAGTAA